A DNA window from Methylocystis heyeri contains the following coding sequences:
- a CDS encoding DUF992 domain-containing protein has translation MSKNLLRLALYAATLSAMLAPAASLAQSSRVGALQCHLSGGVGMILIENQALDCVFKNQAGGPPSHYIGRLTNVGANIGISGPGKMVWAVVAATNQLGPGALAGDYAGAQGSVAVGAGAGGAVLVGGSNNTISLQPLSVSVGTGLNVSAGVGNLNLQYMPVTAPPPFSALRGK, from the coding sequence ATGTCCAAGAATTTGCTTAGGCTGGCGCTTTACGCCGCCACTTTATCCGCAATGCTGGCTCCTGCCGCGAGCCTCGCCCAATCCTCCAGAGTGGGTGCGCTCCAGTGCCATCTCTCCGGGGGCGTCGGGATGATCCTGATTGAAAACCAGGCGCTCGATTGCGTGTTCAAGAACCAGGCAGGCGGACCGCCTTCCCATTACATCGGGCGGCTGACCAATGTCGGCGCCAATATCGGCATAAGCGGTCCGGGCAAGATGGTGTGGGCGGTCGTCGCCGCGACCAATCAGCTCGGTCCGGGCGCGCTGGCGGGCGATTATGCGGGGGCGCAAGGCTCCGTCGCCGTCGGGGCGGGCGCCGGCGGCGCCGTTCTCGTCGGCGGCTCCAACAATACGATCTCGCTTCAGCCGCTTTCGGTCTCGGTCGGCACCGGCCTCAATGTTTCGGCCGGCGTCGGCAACCTCAACCTGCAATATATGCCCGTGACCGCCCCGCCGCCCTTCTCGGCGCTGCGCGGCAAATAA
- a CDS encoding heme-copper oxidase subunit III family protein translates to MTAEPVTTTDHQAPPRPEGFAGALADWSSDQRSFKTASWRKTMMWIFLVSDTFIFSCFLISYMTVRVSTTVEWPNPSEIFALEIGGKKIPLILIAIMTFDLITSSGTMALAVNYAYARQRRAAAILMALTAVIGAAFVGMQAFEWTTLIHEGVRPWSNPFGAPQFGSCFFMITGFHGFHVSIGVIALLVIARNVWRGDYETGRRSPLSHRRGDYEIVEVMGLYWHFVDLVWVFIFAFFYLW, encoded by the coding sequence ATGACTGCGGAACCCGTAACGACGACCGATCATCAAGCGCCCCCACGGCCGGAGGGCTTCGCAGGCGCCCTGGCCGACTGGAGTTCCGACCAGCGCTCGTTCAAGACTGCATCCTGGCGCAAAACCATGATGTGGATATTCCTCGTCAGCGATACCTTCATCTTCAGCTGCTTTCTCATCTCCTACATGACGGTGCGTGTTTCGACGACGGTGGAATGGCCGAATCCGAGCGAAATCTTCGCGCTCGAAATCGGGGGGAAAAAAATTCCGCTCATTCTCATCGCGATCATGACCTTCGATCTCATTACGAGTTCCGGCACGATGGCGCTGGCGGTGAATTACGCCTATGCGCGCCAGCGCAGGGCGGCCGCGATCCTGATGGCGCTCACTGCGGTCATCGGGGCCGCCTTTGTCGGGATGCAGGCCTTTGAATGGACGACGCTCATCCATGAGGGCGTGCGTCCCTGGAGCAATCCTTTCGGAGCGCCGCAGTTCGGCTCCTGCTTCTTCATGATTACGGGCTTCCACGGCTTCCATGTGTCGATCGGCGTCATCGCGTTGCTGGTCATCGCGCGCAATGTCTGGCGCGGCGATTACGAGACCGGCAGACGCAGCCCGCTATCGCACCGCAGGGGCGATTATGAAATCGTCGAGGTCATGGGCCTTTATTGGCACTTCGTCGACCTCGTATGGGTGTTTATCTTCGCCTTCTTCTATCTCTGGTGA
- the tam gene encoding trans-aconitate 2-methyltransferase produces the protein MIDWNSALYLKFERERTRAARDLLSRIPSFEPETVYDLGCGPGNSTELLAAAFPRAEIIGVDYCEEMLEVARRKTPGALFLNQNIEDWRPDRKVGLIFSNAALHFVADHERLMPRLMSYLTEGGRLAVQMPHNIHEVSHALMRMVAAEGPWADRLIPIAKSRPVIGTIEDYYRLLAPASACFESWQTTYVHPLDGARGIVEWFEGSGLRPFLEPLSPWERESFLVRYEKELAAAYLAQPDGKLLLRYPRLFFVAGR, from the coding sequence ATGATCGATTGGAATTCAGCGCTTTATCTGAAATTCGAACGCGAGCGCACCCGCGCGGCGCGCGATCTCCTGTCCCGCATTCCGTCCTTCGAGCCCGAAACGGTCTATGACCTCGGATGCGGACCGGGAAACAGCACCGAATTGCTCGCGGCGGCTTTTCCGAGGGCGGAAATCATCGGCGTCGACTATTGCGAGGAAATGCTCGAGGTCGCCCGCAGGAAGACGCCCGGCGCCCTGTTTCTGAACCAGAACATCGAAGATTGGCGCCCCGACCGGAAGGTCGGGCTGATTTTCTCCAACGCCGCATTGCATTTCGTGGCCGATCACGAGCGCCTGATGCCGCGGCTGATGTCTTATTTGACAGAGGGCGGCCGGCTCGCCGTGCAAATGCCTCACAACATCCATGAGGTTTCACATGCGCTCATGCGCATGGTGGCGGCGGAAGGGCCATGGGCCGACCGGCTGATTCCGATCGCAAAATCGCGCCCCGTGATCGGAACGATCGAAGACTATTACCGTCTGCTCGCGCCCGCGAGCGCCTGCTTTGAAAGCTGGCAGACCACCTATGTTCACCCGCTCGACGGGGCCAGAGGGATCGTAGAATGGTTTGAAGGCTCGGGGCTTCGGCCTTTTCTGGAACCCCTCAGCCCATGGGAGCGCGAAAGCTTCCTCGTCCGCTACGAGAAGGAACTCGCAGCCGCCTATCTGGCGCAGCCCGACGGCAAGCTCCTGCTGCGCTATCCGCGGCTGTTTTTCGTCGCCGGACGATAG
- a CDS encoding cytochrome C oxidase subunit IV family protein, translated as MTSTTETGTKSVAEEQTGGETVSAHAYHAAGAPPNAAAHGQQHPLRLYFAVWILLFVLSGCSYAVDYFNFQGYLRWTLIIIFMLLKAGAIVAVFMHMAWERLALVTAILLPPLAVLVFMTTMAVEGHYTYFLRQIFFGPGS; from the coding sequence ATGACATCGACGACCGAAACCGGCACAAAGAGCGTCGCCGAGGAGCAGACCGGCGGCGAGACTGTCTCTGCGCATGCCTACCATGCGGCCGGCGCGCCCCCGAACGCTGCAGCCCATGGCCAACAGCACCCGCTCAGGCTCTATTTTGCCGTATGGATTCTACTGTTCGTGCTGAGCGGCTGCTCCTATGCCGTCGATTATTTCAATTTCCAAGGCTATCTGCGCTGGACGCTGATCATCATTTTCATGCTGCTCAAAGCCGGCGCGATCGTCGCTGTGTTCATGCATATGGCCTGGGAGCGGCTGGCGCTGGTCACGGCCATTTTGCTGCCGCCTCTGGCGGTGCTCGTCTTCATGACGACCATGGCCGTGGAGGGTCACTACACCTATTTTTTGCGTCAGATTTTCTTTGGACCGGGATCTTGA
- the cysT gene encoding sulfate ABC transporter permease subunit CysT: protein MSSLAQRGGLGSFPAPSVIPGFRLTFGFTLFYLTLLVLFPLSTLVWRSSGLGLSGLIAVATEPRVAAGLQTTFLISFLAAVTDLFFGLVVAWVLTRYAFPGRRVFDAFVDLPFALPTAVAGISLAALYAPNGWFGAPLAEIGVKVAFTRLGIYVALIFVGLPFIVRTVQPIIAELEVELEEASATLGASRWRTVRSVLLPPLVPALLTGFALAFARAVGEYGSVIFIAGNIAYVSEIAPLLIIVKLEQYDYAGATGIATIMLAISFGSLLAINLVQAWSRRRFGHV, encoded by the coding sequence ATGAGTTCGCTCGCGCAGCGGGGCGGGCTCGGCTCCTTTCCGGCGCCGAGCGTCATCCCGGGGTTTCGTCTCACCTTCGGCTTCACGCTGTTCTATCTTACGCTGCTGGTTCTGTTTCCGCTCTCGACGCTGGTCTGGCGTTCTTCGGGGCTGGGCCTGTCGGGATTGATCGCAGTCGCAACGGAGCCCCGCGTCGCCGCGGGTCTCCAGACCACCTTTCTGATCTCCTTCCTGGCGGCGGTCACGGATCTCTTCTTCGGCCTCGTGGTCGCCTGGGTGCTGACGCGCTACGCCTTCCCCGGCCGGCGCGTCTTCGACGCCTTCGTCGATCTTCCCTTTGCGCTGCCGACGGCGGTGGCGGGCATTTCGCTCGCCGCTCTTTATGCCCCCAACGGCTGGTTCGGCGCGCCGCTCGCGGAGATCGGCGTCAAGGTCGCCTTCACGCGGCTCGGCATCTATGTCGCGCTCATTTTCGTCGGGCTGCCCTTCATCGTGCGAACCGTGCAGCCGATCATCGCGGAGCTGGAGGTGGAGCTGGAAGAGGCCTCGGCGACGCTGGGCGCCTCGCGCTGGCGTACGGTCCGCAGCGTGTTGCTGCCGCCGCTGGTTCCGGCCCTGCTGACGGGCTTCGCGCTCGCCTTTGCGCGCGCGGTCGGCGAATACGGATCGGTGATCTTCATCGCCGGCAACATCGCCTATGTTTCGGAGATCGCGCCGCTGCTGATCATCGTGAAGCTCGAACAATATGACTACGCCGGCGCGACCGGCATCGCGACTATCATGCTCGCGATTTCCTTTGGTTCTCTCCTCGCGATCAATCTCGTCCAGGCCTGGAGCCGCAGGAGGTTCGGACATGTCTGA
- a CDS encoding acylphosphatase, whose amino-acid sequence MTTSREITGKRFARIIVRGEVQNVGYRVFVAREAGRLRLPGWVRNRRDGTVETLVAGEAERVSEFLEAAKRGPATARIDSFSIQDADEAALREGCGEEGFVAAPAI is encoded by the coding sequence ATGACGACGAGCCGGGAAATCACAGGGAAGCGCTTCGCCAGAATAATCGTTCGTGGCGAGGTGCAGAACGTCGGCTATCGCGTCTTCGTCGCAAGGGAGGCGGGCCGGCTGCGCCTTCCGGGCTGGGTCCGCAACCGTCGCGATGGAACCGTCGAGACGCTGGTCGCGGGCGAGGCGGAGAGAGTCTCGGAATTCCTTGAGGCGGCAAAGCGCGGGCCGGCTACCGCTCGCATCGACTCCTTCAGCATCCAAGACGCCGACGAAGCCGCTTTGCGCGAGGGCTGTGGGGAGGAAGGCTTCGTCGCCGCCCCGGCGATCTGA
- a CDS encoding universal stress protein: MLGKILLPVDLTQPEMTKLAIDQAKELASAFNCDFRLVNVQSLIPISFFDYVPQDFDSRIRQGLEEEIAAIAQEIGCGPDRISTKVLFGPVYHKLLEEAETWGADLILLCSHKPGMDRFLIGSTADAIVQHAKCSVWVVRAAR; the protein is encoded by the coding sequence GTGCTCGGAAAAATCCTCCTTCCAGTCGATCTCACTCAGCCGGAAATGACCAAGCTGGCGATCGATCAGGCCAAGGAGTTGGCAAGCGCTTTCAATTGCGATTTCCGACTCGTCAATGTGCAGTCGCTCATTCCGATCTCGTTTTTCGACTATGTTCCTCAAGATTTCGACAGTCGGATTCGTCAGGGCCTCGAAGAGGAAATCGCCGCCATCGCGCAGGAGATCGGTTGTGGGCCGGACCGCATTTCGACCAAAGTGCTATTTGGGCCGGTTTATCACAAGCTGTTGGAGGAAGCCGAAACCTGGGGCGCCGACCTGATCCTTTTGTGTTCTCACAAGCCGGGCATGGACAGGTTTCTCATCGGCTCCACCGCCGACGCCATCGTGCAGCACGCCAAGTGCTCGGTGTGGGTCGTGCGCGCGGCCAGATGA
- a CDS encoding cytochrome c oxidase subunit 3, which yields MSLMGIYIFFIVSIAVWWLWRQGVMRSPWLEEGEIAAYPGGSLSPPPAAKLGLGVFLAVAGCLFSLMAAAYFMRAGSPDWRAPPTPGILWLNTMALIASSVTIQLAAFEATRSDRSRLEFLLVASGVLSLAFLLGQIQAWRELVDAGVFASSNPASAFFYLLTGAHGLHLIGGLAALSLTIRRAWTEQSNAALAASVELCAVYWHFLLFVWLLLFAMLAGKADALGVICRRILS from the coding sequence ATGAGCTTGATGGGCATCTACATCTTTTTCATAGTTTCGATAGCCGTATGGTGGCTGTGGCGGCAGGGCGTCATGCGCTCGCCATGGCTGGAGGAAGGCGAAATCGCCGCTTATCCCGGCGGCTCTCTCTCCCCGCCGCCCGCTGCGAAACTCGGGCTCGGCGTCTTTCTGGCGGTTGCCGGCTGCCTGTTTTCGCTGATGGCCGCGGCCTATTTCATGCGGGCGGGCTCGCCGGACTGGCGGGCGCCGCCGACGCCCGGCATTTTATGGCTGAATACCATGGCGCTCATCGCCAGCAGCGTCACGATTCAACTCGCTGCATTTGAAGCGACGCGGAGCGACCGCAGCAGGCTCGAGTTCCTGCTGGTCGCGAGCGGCGTGCTGTCTTTGGCGTTTCTGCTCGGCCAGATTCAGGCGTGGCGTGAGCTTGTCGACGCCGGCGTCTTTGCATCGAGCAATCCGGCGAGCGCTTTCTTCTATCTGCTTACCGGCGCGCATGGGCTGCATCTCATCGGCGGACTCGCCGCGCTCTCGCTCACGATCCGCCGGGCCTGGACCGAGCAATCGAACGCCGCTCTTGCGGCCAGCGTGGAGCTTTGCGCCGTCTACTGGCATTTTCTGCTGTTCGTCTGGCTGCTGCTCTTTGCAATGCTGGCCGGGAAAGCGGATGCGCTCGGCGTCATCTGCCGGCGGATCCTTTCTTGA
- a CDS encoding VanZ family protein: MNVTPILDAFATPPVTRLIRALAGLCVGVITVLSLLPGDERPHTGMPGQLEHFCAYAGTGFLFGLGFANSRRIRIMIWGGMTAASVAFEGLQFFVPGRSPSLVDALASTLGLSFGLVAAALMFPILKRWLEFALRR, translated from the coding sequence GTGAACGTAACTCCGATTTTAGACGCCTTCGCCACTCCGCCGGTTACGCGCCTGATTCGCGCGCTGGCGGGACTGTGCGTCGGCGTAATTACGGTTCTGTCTTTGCTCCCGGGAGACGAACGGCCGCACACCGGCATGCCGGGGCAGTTAGAACATTTCTGCGCCTACGCGGGCACGGGTTTCCTTTTTGGACTGGGCTTCGCCAACAGCAGGCGAATTCGTATCATGATCTGGGGCGGGATGACGGCGGCCAGCGTGGCTTTCGAAGGGCTGCAATTTTTCGTTCCGGGTCGCTCGCCCAGCCTTGTCGACGCGCTCGCGAGCACGCTCGGCCTCAGCTTTGGTCTCGTCGCGGCGGCCCTGATGTTTCCAATCTTGAAAAGATGGCTCGAATTTGCGCTCAGGCGGTAG
- the cysW gene encoding sulfate ABC transporter permease subunit CysW, translating into MSDLTAPILTRAPAQRSGARSATQDPPLARYALTGVAILFLAMFLFAPLAVVFTEAFAKGAGKFLESFSDPDAQAAILLTLIVASITVPANLSFGLAAAWSIAKFSFPGKSLLITLIDLPFSVSPVVSGLVYMLVFGAQGLFGDWLNAHGVRVVFAVPGIVLATVFVTFPFVARELIPLMQEQGPVEEEAALTLGASGLRTFLTVTLPNVKWGLLYGVLLCNARAMGEFGAVSVVSGHIRGMTNTMPLQVEILYNEYNNVAAFALAVLLASLALVTLGLKTFLEWRHAGELAGHGGRH; encoded by the coding sequence ATGTCTGATCTCACCGCGCCCATCCTGACGCGCGCGCCGGCGCAGCGCTCGGGAGCGCGTTCGGCGACGCAGGACCCGCCGCTTGCGCGCTATGCGCTCACCGGCGTCGCCATTCTCTTTCTCGCCATGTTCCTGTTTGCGCCGCTGGCCGTCGTGTTTACGGAGGCCTTCGCCAAGGGCGCGGGGAAATTCCTCGAGAGTTTCTCGGATCCCGACGCGCAGGCGGCGATCCTGCTAACCCTGATCGTCGCCTCGATCACGGTTCCGGCCAATCTCTCGTTCGGCCTCGCGGCGGCCTGGTCGATCGCCAAATTCTCCTTTCCCGGCAAAAGCCTGCTGATCACGCTGATCGACCTGCCCTTCTCGGTTTCGCCGGTGGTTTCGGGACTTGTTTATATGCTCGTCTTCGGGGCGCAGGGACTGTTCGGGGATTGGCTGAACGCCCATGGCGTACGCGTCGTCTTCGCGGTGCCGGGCATCGTGCTGGCGACCGTCTTCGTCACATTCCCCTTCGTCGCGCGCGAGCTCATTCCGCTGATGCAGGAACAGGGCCCGGTGGAGGAGGAAGCGGCGCTGACGCTCGGCGCTTCGGGCCTGCGGACATTTCTCACCGTCACATTGCCCAACGTCAAATGGGGACTGCTTTATGGCGTGCTGCTCTGCAATGCGCGCGCGATGGGCGAATTCGGCGCGGTGTCCGTCGTCTCCGGACATATCCGCGGAATGACCAACACCATGCCTCTCCAGGTGGAGATTCTCTACAATGAGTATAACAACGTCGCCGCTTTCGCCCTCGCTGTTCTTCTGGCGAGCCTGGCGCTCGTCACCCTCGGACTCAAGACCTTTCTCGAATGGCGCCACGCCGGCGAGCTTGCCGGACACGGCGGGCGCCATTGA
- a CDS encoding sulfate ABC transporter substrate-binding protein — translation MLSGRRNLFHRLLVAAAATAVFCGAAAQAATTLLNVSYDPTRELYKAINPAFAAEWKAKTGETLQIQASHGGSGAQARAVIDGLAADVVTLALAADIDAISSKTGKIPADWQKRLPNNSSPYTSTIVFLVRKGNPKGVHNWDDLARPGVAVITPNPKTSGGARWNYLGAWGYGLKKFNGDEDKTKEFVKAIYKNAPVLDTGARGSTITFTQRGLGDVLIAWENEAYLALQEFGADKFEIVSPPVSVLAEPPVALVDKNVDADGNRKAAEAYLNFLYTPAAQKIIAKNFYRPAHPEEADKKDLALFPKIEFFTVNGVFGGWAAAQQKHFADGGVFDEIQKQGAGK, via the coding sequence ATGCTCTCAGGCCGCCGCAACCTTTTCCATCGTCTTCTTGTCGCCGCAGCGGCGACCGCTGTTTTCTGCGGGGCCGCCGCGCAGGCTGCGACGACGCTGCTGAACGTATCCTACGACCCGACCCGGGAGCTTTATAAAGCGATCAACCCCGCCTTCGCCGCGGAGTGGAAAGCCAAGACCGGAGAGACTCTCCAGATCCAGGCGTCGCACGGCGGCTCGGGAGCGCAGGCGCGCGCCGTGATCGATGGACTCGCCGCCGATGTCGTGACCCTGGCGCTCGCCGCCGACATCGATGCGATTTCATCCAAGACGGGAAAGATTCCCGCAGACTGGCAGAAGCGTCTCCCCAACAATTCCTCTCCCTATACGTCGACGATCGTCTTCCTTGTGCGCAAGGGCAATCCCAAGGGCGTTCATAATTGGGACGATCTCGCGAGGCCGGGCGTCGCGGTGATCACGCCCAACCCGAAAACCTCCGGCGGAGCGCGCTGGAACTATTTGGGCGCCTGGGGCTACGGGCTGAAGAAATTCAATGGCGACGAGGACAAGACCAAGGAATTCGTAAAGGCGATCTACAAGAACGCGCCCGTCCTCGACACCGGCGCTCGCGGCTCCACCATCACCTTCACGCAGCGGGGCCTCGGCGATGTGCTGATCGCCTGGGAGAACGAAGCTTATCTCGCTCTGCAGGAATTCGGGGCCGATAAATTCGAGATCGTCTCTCCGCCGGTCTCGGTTCTCGCGGAGCCGCCGGTCGCGCTGGTCGACAAGAATGTCGACGCCGACGGCAATCGCAAGGCCGCCGAGGCCTATCTGAACTTCCTTTATACGCCTGCGGCGCAAAAGATCATCGCCAAGAACTTCTATCGTCCGGCGCATCCCGAAGAAGCCGACAAGAAGGACCTCGCCCTGTTTCCGAAGATCGAATTCTTCACGGTGAACGGCGTTTTCGGCGGCTGGGCCGCGGCCCAGCAGAAGCATTTCGCCGACGGCGGCGTGTTCGACGAGATCCAGAAGCAGGGCGCGGGCAAATGA
- a CDS encoding sulfate/molybdate ABC transporter ATP-binding protein: MPDTAGAIEGAQGSAIRIEGVEQDFGAFPALRNVTLDIKPGELVALLGPSGSGKTTLLRVIAGLNTPDRGRVLFNGEDATNLRVQDRRVGFVFQNYALFKHMTVADNIAYGLRVRPRRERPSRAAIADRVKELLAFVQLEGLDRRYPVQLSGGQRQRVALARALAIEPRVLLLDEPFGALDARVRKDLRRWLRDIHKKTGLTTVFVTHDQDEAMELADRVVVLNQGQIEQVGAPEELYDKPASPFVISFVGEAVALPVKVANGRVVFGDREIHVDANGLDNGPARVFFRPADIAIAADGGGEIEGRVENLRRTPSGVRATISIDGYNQTLEIDSSIEDAATLGERVPLSLSRARIFPSDAAGAAAFSDAGEGI; this comes from the coding sequence TTGCCGGACACGGCGGGCGCCATTGAGGGCGCGCAGGGTTCGGCAATCCGCATCGAGGGCGTCGAGCAGGACTTCGGCGCCTTTCCGGCGCTGCGCAACGTCACGCTCGATATCAAGCCTGGAGAACTCGTCGCTTTGCTCGGTCCTTCGGGGTCGGGCAAGACAACCCTGCTGCGCGTGATCGCCGGCCTCAATACGCCAGATCGCGGCCGCGTTCTCTTCAACGGCGAGGACGCCACCAATCTGCGCGTGCAGGATCGGCGCGTCGGCTTCGTGTTCCAGAACTACGCTTTGTTCAAGCATATGACGGTTGCGGACAACATCGCCTATGGTCTGCGGGTGCGACCGCGCCGCGAGCGGCCGTCGCGGGCGGCGATTGCGGATCGCGTCAAGGAATTGCTCGCTTTCGTGCAGCTCGAAGGCCTTGATCGGCGCTATCCCGTCCAGCTTTCGGGCGGTCAGCGCCAGCGTGTGGCGCTTGCGCGCGCGCTGGCGATCGAACCGCGCGTGCTGCTGCTGGACGAACCCTTCGGCGCGCTCGACGCCCGGGTGCGTAAGGATCTGCGGCGGTGGCTGCGCGACATTCACAAGAAAACCGGCCTCACCACCGTTTTCGTCACCCATGATCAGGACGAAGCCATGGAGCTCGCCGACCGGGTCGTGGTGTTGAACCAGGGACAGATCGAGCAGGTCGGCGCTCCCGAAGAACTCTACGACAAGCCGGCTTCGCCCTTCGTCATCTCCTTCGTCGGCGAGGCGGTGGCGCTTCCCGTGAAGGTCGCAAACGGGCGCGTCGTTTTCGGCGATCGCGAAATCCATGTCGACGCCAACGGGCTCGACAACGGTCCGGCTCGCGTGTTCTTTCGTCCGGCGGACATCGCCATCGCCGCCGACGGGGGCGGTGAAATCGAGGGCCGCGTCGAAAATCTCCGTCGGACGCCCTCGGGCGTTCGGGCCACCATTTCGATCGACGGCTACAACCAGACTCTGGAAATCGACTCGTCGATCGAAGATGCGGCCACGCTCGGGGAACGCGTTCCCCTGTCGCTTTCGAGAGCGCGAATCTTCCCCTCCGATGCGGCCGGCGCCGCGGCGTTTTCCGACGCCGGAGAGGGGATATGA
- a CDS encoding PepSY domain-containing protein, whose translation MFGLLTFTHRWFGVALAIFMLGWFSSGLVIALVGGPPSTRSEQLLHASSLAPQEGWLSLGQALKLSAAAHVSAEGRAAAPKVSAAPMHEHGAGRSRGDGAVVDARLTRIDGAPAWIVEAEGGRRRAISALDGAVLDVSAAQAERIVRSWLAAPASLQLSYSDTVDAVVGLRNADALKPFHRIAIEDGAGSQAVVSERTGEVVQLTTRAGRAVAYAGAWLHLFRWLDALGVGEYRRDVLTYAGFFAAFGALTGMILGFIRWRPGYFGRPTYSGGRTQPFREFWFKYHFWAGLIGGTFALLWAASGFLSTNPGQIFSSAAASPDELSRYRGGPESTIVADWKPDAQFTLDPDVVELQWSRVGEEATLFAVSRDGARRALPISGTAGTFSEAALFAAAQRLAGETRLAGHELLQVYDSYYYPGHRQAAADKPLPVLRVDLADAGNTSLYIDPVDGRLLAKFDDSRRAYRWLYSAVHHWDFGWFRQIWLWNAWMIVWVSFGLALAASAVVLGWRRLRRTAREALT comes from the coding sequence ATGTTCGGCCTGCTTACCTTCACCCATCGCTGGTTCGGCGTAGCGCTGGCGATTTTCATGCTGGGATGGTTTTCCTCGGGCCTGGTGATCGCCCTTGTCGGCGGTCCGCCGTCGACGCGCAGCGAACAGCTTTTGCACGCCTCCAGCCTCGCGCCGCAGGAGGGATGGCTGTCGCTCGGGCAGGCGCTGAAGCTCAGCGCCGCCGCCCATGTTTCGGCGGAGGGGCGCGCCGCTGCGCCGAAAGTCTCCGCTGCGCCCATGCACGAACATGGAGCGGGTAGATCCCGGGGCGACGGCGCTGTGGTGGATGCGCGCCTGACCCGCATCGATGGCGCGCCGGCCTGGATCGTCGAGGCCGAAGGCGGCCGGCGCCGAGCGATTTCCGCGCTCGACGGCGCCGTCCTCGACGTCTCGGCGGCGCAGGCCGAAAGGATCGTGCGCAGCTGGCTTGCGGCGCCGGCGTCTTTACAGCTCTCCTACAGCGACACGGTCGACGCAGTGGTGGGTTTGCGCAACGCCGATGCTTTGAAGCCGTTTCACCGCATCGCAATAGAAGACGGCGCCGGCTCGCAGGCGGTGGTGTCCGAACGAACGGGCGAAGTGGTTCAGCTTACGACGCGCGCCGGCCGCGCTGTCGCCTATGCCGGCGCCTGGCTGCATCTCTTTCGCTGGCTCGACGCGCTCGGCGTCGGAGAATATCGCCGCGACGTGCTCACCTATGCCGGGTTCTTCGCTGCATTCGGCGCTTTGACCGGGATGATCCTCGGCTTTATCCGGTGGCGACCGGGCTATTTCGGCAGGCCGACCTATTCCGGCGGCCGCACTCAGCCGTTCCGGGAGTTCTGGTTCAAATATCATTTCTGGGCCGGCCTGATCGGCGGGACTTTCGCCCTGCTGTGGGCGGCGAGCGGGTTTCTTTCCACCAATCCGGGGCAGATCTTTTCGTCTGCCGCGGCCAGCCCCGACGAGTTGTCGCGCTATCGCGGCGGACCGGAGTCCACGATCGTCGCGGACTGGAAACCCGACGCGCAATTTACGCTCGACCCCGATGTCGTCGAATTGCAATGGAGCCGTGTCGGCGAAGAGGCGACGCTGTTTGCGGTCTCGCGCGACGGCGCGCGGCGGGCGCTTCCCATTTCCGGAACGGCGGGGACCTTTTCCGAGGCCGCGTTGTTCGCCGCGGCCCAGCGTCTCGCCGGCGAAACCAGGCTCGCCGGCCATGAGCTCTTGCAGGTTTACGACAGCTATTATTATCCGGGTCATCGACAGGCCGCCGCGGACAAGCCGCTTCCCGTGCTGCGGGTCGATCTCGCCGACGCCGGGAACACCTCCCTCTACATCGATCCGGTCGACGGGCGCCTGCTCGCCAAATTCGACGACAGCCGGCGGGCCTATCGCTGGCTTTATTCCGCCGTTCATCACTGGGATTTCGGCTGGTTCCGCCAGATCTGGCTGTGGAACGCCTGGATGATCGTCTGGGTTTCCTTCGGCCTCGCGCTGGCTGCGAGCGCCGTCGTGCTGGGCTGGCGCCGCTTGCGGCGCACCGCGCGCGAGGCGCTGACCTAG